The Candidatus Eremiobacteraceae bacterium genome window below encodes:
- a CDS encoding (2Fe-2S)-binding protein: protein MTVAPPKVLAKLTINGRVIEVAFHPNKTLLEVLREDLGLTGTKHGCEMGHCGACCVLVDEQPVLSCLALAVEMEGHPIRTVEGLAHDGRLHPIQQAFAECGAAQCGYCTPGFLMTAAALVEQRHDLSEQEIREAIAGNLCRCTGYSKIIEAIQLASTRI, encoded by the coding sequence ATGACGGTAGCGCCTCCCAAAGTACTCGCCAAACTCACCATCAACGGCCGGGTGATCGAAGTCGCGTTTCATCCTAATAAGACGCTGCTCGAAGTGCTGCGCGAAGATCTCGGGCTCACCGGTACAAAACATGGTTGCGAAATGGGCCACTGCGGCGCGTGTTGCGTCTTGGTGGACGAACAGCCGGTGCTGTCGTGCCTCGCGTTGGCGGTGGAGATGGAGGGCCATCCGATCCGCACGGTCGAGGGATTAGCGCACGACGGCCGCTTGCACCCGATCCAGCAAGCCTTCGCGGAGTGCGGCGCCGCGCAGTGCGGCTACTGCACGCCGGGTTTTCTGATGACCGCCGCGGCGTTGGTGGAACAACGCCACGACCTTTCCGAGCAAGAGATTCGCGAGGCCATCGCCGGCAATCTGTGCCGCTGCACCGGCTACAGCAAGATCATCGAAGCGATCCAGCTCGCATCTACACGAATATGA
- a CDS encoding stage II sporulation protein M, whose amino-acid sequence MRQSVFVERRRPGWQRLEVLLAAVERRGLRALPPEEIEELGRLYRWVTSDLAFAGGRKYDSNLQAYLHRLTARSHAQVYAGNIEGGWSRIVRFVVHDFPSEVRRSRWYILACAGVFVVAAFASYALVTAVPTDAYVILPDQLIRPIHEKIHDTNFGFDRDYASTMSALIMTNNIKVAITAFGAGLVTLGVITLYLVFFNGVMLGAMGAMYTASGFGYDFWATVAPHGVIELTAIQIAAAAGLLLAAAILNPGRLRRLDALKRNARRSLTLIVGVMLMLGCAALIEGFVSPQRVSPELRLAVGGLTGLVLLFYFVFVGRAPDGQPVDSHAAL is encoded by the coding sequence ATGCGGCAATCGGTTTTCGTCGAGCGCCGGCGGCCCGGCTGGCAGCGCCTGGAGGTACTGCTCGCCGCGGTCGAGCGGCGCGGTTTGCGCGCGTTGCCGCCCGAGGAGATCGAAGAGCTCGGCCGGCTGTACCGCTGGGTCACGTCGGACCTCGCGTTCGCCGGCGGACGCAAGTACGATTCGAACCTACAGGCCTACCTGCACCGCCTGACCGCGCGCTCGCACGCGCAGGTGTACGCGGGCAACATCGAGGGTGGCTGGAGCCGCATCGTGCGCTTCGTCGTCCACGATTTCCCCTCGGAGGTGCGCAGGTCGCGCTGGTACATCCTCGCGTGCGCCGGCGTGTTCGTCGTCGCCGCGTTCGCTTCGTACGCGCTTGTCACCGCGGTGCCTACCGACGCGTACGTCATCTTGCCCGATCAGTTGATCCGCCCGATCCACGAAAAGATCCATGACACGAACTTCGGCTTTGACCGAGATTATGCGTCGACGATGTCGGCCCTCATCATGACCAACAACATCAAGGTCGCGATCACCGCCTTCGGCGCCGGCCTCGTGACGCTGGGCGTCATCACGCTGTATCTCGTGTTCTTCAACGGCGTGATGCTGGGCGCGATGGGTGCGATGTACACAGCCAGCGGATTCGGCTACGATTTTTGGGCGACCGTCGCGCCGCACGGCGTCATCGAGCTGACGGCGATCCAGATCGCTGCCGCCGCAGGACTGCTGCTTGCCGCCGCGATCCTCAACCCGGGCCGCTTGCGGCGACTCGACGCGCTCAAGCGCAACGCGCGGCGCTCGCTCACGCTCATCGTCGGCGTCATGCTCATGCTCGGATGCGCCGCGCTCATCGAGGGATTCGTCTCGCCGCAACGGGTGTCGCCCGAGCTGCGGCTCGCCGTCGGCGGGTTGACCGGGCTGGTGCTGCTCTTCTACTTCGTGTTCGTCGGGCGTGCTCCCGACGGGCAGCCGGTGGACTCGCACGCGGCGTTATAA
- a CDS encoding DUF58 domain-containing protein: MAKSSAPTKPRRYGLDAAFPWVTPRFVAWLVAIAFVIGFGALWTPLVYLGSFGLLVLLGFLSVDLASGPRRGDITVTREPIEHLALRSTGALRYAIVNRARMPVRYSLVDTPVDILDMPEDAVQGSVGPDRRKVVELAVTPLERGDTTLGDLYLSADNPLGLVRRRWRIPADTPAHIYPDLSAVERYGMLARRGRLVEAGFRKLRLRGGGGEFDSLREWQPDDEFRSIDWKATARRNKLMVAQYDVERSQTVMLVLDAGRLMTPRIGGQRKFDYAVTAALSVASIASLVDDKVGVLAFAGDIREHIAPRAGSRHVAGLVQRLYDLQPRFEESDYAGAFAYLRRRQPKRSLVVFFTDMFDPVASASVLANVAVLSPRHLVVCVLMNDEAVSRALQAVPETAADAYRASVAATLAAERRKAAALLQQRGIAVIDVPAAQLTVSLINAYIDVKARDLL, from the coding sequence GTGGCCAAGTCCAGCGCGCCCACGAAACCGCGCCGCTACGGTCTCGATGCGGCGTTCCCGTGGGTCACACCGCGCTTCGTCGCCTGGCTCGTGGCGATCGCGTTCGTCATCGGGTTCGGCGCTCTATGGACACCGCTCGTCTATCTCGGATCGTTCGGCCTGCTCGTGCTGCTCGGCTTCCTGTCCGTCGATCTCGCGTCCGGCCCGCGCCGCGGTGACATCACGGTCACACGCGAGCCGATCGAACACCTCGCGCTGCGCTCGACCGGTGCGCTGCGCTACGCGATCGTCAATCGCGCCCGCATGCCGGTGCGTTACTCGCTCGTCGATACGCCGGTTGACATCCTTGACATGCCTGAAGACGCAGTCCAGGGCAGCGTCGGACCGGATCGGCGCAAGGTCGTCGAGCTTGCGGTGACGCCGCTCGAGCGCGGCGATACGACGCTGGGCGATCTTTACCTGAGCGCCGACAATCCGCTCGGCCTGGTGCGCCGGCGCTGGCGCATCCCGGCGGACACCCCCGCGCATATCTATCCGGATCTGTCCGCGGTCGAGCGCTACGGAATGCTGGCGCGGCGCGGGCGGCTCGTGGAGGCGGGCTTCCGCAAACTGCGCCTGCGCGGGGGCGGCGGCGAGTTCGACAGCCTGCGCGAGTGGCAGCCGGACGACGAGTTCCGCTCGATCGATTGGAAAGCGACGGCGCGGCGCAACAAGCTCATGGTCGCGCAATACGACGTCGAGCGCAGCCAGACGGTCATGCTCGTGCTCGACGCCGGACGCTTGATGACGCCGCGCATCGGGGGGCAGCGCAAGTTCGACTACGCGGTGACCGCGGCGCTGTCGGTGGCCTCGATCGCGTCGCTCGTGGACGACAAGGTCGGCGTGCTCGCCTTTGCCGGCGATATCCGCGAGCACATCGCGCCGCGCGCGGGCAGCCGCCACGTCGCAGGCCTCGTGCAGCGCCTGTACGACCTGCAGCCGCGCTTTGAGGAATCCGATTATGCGGGCGCGTTCGCCTATTTGCGGCGGCGCCAGCCCAAACGCAGCTTGGTCGTGTTCTTCACCGACATGTTCGATCCGGTCGCGTCGGCCAGCGTGCTGGCCAATGTCGCGGTGCTCTCGCCCCGCCACTTGGTCGTCTGCGTGCTGATGAATGATGAAGCGGTCTCGAGGGCGCTGCAGGCCGTTCCGGAGACGGCGGCCGATGCCTACCGGGCCAGCGTCGCCGCCACGCTCGCGGCCGAACGGCGCAAGGCAGCCGCATTGCTGCAGCAGCGGGGCATCGCGGTGATCGACGTGCCTGCCGCGCAGCTCACCGTGTCGCTGATCAACGCGTATATCGACGTGAAGGCGCGCGACCTGTTATAA
- a CDS encoding molybdopterin cofactor-binding domain-containing protein, whose product MKEEELPQVSTATNPDGDARPLTGSSETTSIARRAPQTPADKPEGFHVVGKAMPKSDSFTRVTGEDKFADDIFLPNMLYGKMLRSTVPHARLVKIDATRAMQLPGVVAVATGQDIMVRYGILPSSPDEMVMALDKVRYVGDPIACIVADDELTAEEALELIEVEYEPLPTIGSIEQGLRDDLPQIHENPRRTNNVHKEAHLEFGDVEAGFAHADRIFEDEYFFEGNTHAPIEQHAVVAHYGGDGKLTLWCGTQTPHYLHRIACAVLGMPGSQVRIIAPPVGGGFGGKTEPFAHELAAAFLARRTGRPVKIALTRQEVFYAHRGRHPVKFKLKTGVKNDGTITAIHLQSWLDGGAYGSYGVATTYYTGALTCVTYKVPAYKFDGCRVFTNKPPCGPKRGHGTTQPRFALENQLDKIADALGIDAAEYRKRIAVDPYTNTVNGLRVTSCGLRECIDAASERTGYKRKRGAMARGKGIGIAASAYLCGAGLPIYWNDMPQSGAIVKVDRGGGVTIFAGTSDCGQGSTHMLAAITAETLGIDVMDVHVCFGDTDLTPVDLGSYSSRVTFMAGNAAREAAGKARALIAGAAAAKLGIAPEQIGMAQRRVYDLDDTSRSLTFIEAAQLAEAEHGTIATVGSYWAPKLAAGYKGSGVGPSPAYSYSVAVAEIDVDLETGEIRVEKITLAHDVGRCINADSVEGQIEGGVYMGLGEALMEEWPFRAGEHKIPNLLDYKTLTSLDTPPIESIIIETDDREGPFGAKEAGQGPLNPVIPAIANAVADAIKARVHSTPITAEKVLRALDASSGATLRLKKAPSVPPKTPVPV is encoded by the coding sequence ATGAAAGAAGAAGAGCTCCCGCAGGTCTCGACCGCCACCAATCCCGACGGCGATGCGCGCCCGCTCACCGGCTCGAGCGAGACGACGTCGATCGCGCGGCGCGCGCCGCAGACGCCGGCCGACAAACCCGAAGGTTTCCACGTCGTCGGCAAGGCGATGCCGAAGAGCGACAGCTTCACGCGCGTCACCGGCGAGGACAAGTTCGCCGACGACATCTTCTTGCCGAACATGCTGTATGGCAAGATGCTGCGCAGCACGGTGCCGCATGCGCGCCTCGTGAAGATCGACGCCACGCGCGCCATGCAGTTGCCAGGCGTGGTCGCCGTCGCCACCGGCCAGGATATCATGGTGCGCTACGGCATCCTGCCGTCAAGCCCCGACGAGATGGTCATGGCGCTCGACAAAGTGCGCTACGTCGGCGACCCGATCGCCTGCATCGTCGCCGACGACGAGCTGACAGCCGAGGAGGCGCTCGAGCTGATCGAGGTCGAGTACGAACCGCTGCCGACCATCGGCTCGATCGAGCAAGGGCTGCGCGACGACTTGCCGCAGATCCATGAGAACCCGCGGCGCACCAACAACGTCCATAAGGAAGCACACCTTGAGTTCGGCGACGTCGAGGCCGGTTTCGCCCACGCCGATCGCATCTTCGAAGACGAGTATTTCTTCGAAGGCAACACCCATGCGCCGATCGAGCAGCATGCGGTCGTCGCGCACTACGGCGGCGACGGCAAACTCACGCTGTGGTGCGGCACGCAGACTCCGCACTATCTGCACCGCATCGCGTGTGCGGTGCTGGGCATGCCAGGCAGCCAGGTGCGCATCATCGCGCCTCCGGTCGGCGGCGGCTTCGGCGGCAAGACGGAACCGTTCGCGCACGAGCTCGCGGCGGCGTTTCTGGCGCGGCGCACGGGCCGGCCGGTGAAGATCGCGCTGACGCGCCAAGAGGTGTTCTACGCGCACCGCGGCCGCCATCCGGTCAAGTTCAAGCTCAAGACCGGCGTCAAGAACGACGGCACGATCACCGCGATCCATCTGCAGTCATGGCTCGATGGCGGCGCGTACGGGTCCTACGGCGTGGCGACAACCTACTACACCGGCGCGCTCACCTGCGTCACCTACAAAGTGCCTGCTTACAAGTTCGACGGCTGCCGCGTGTTCACCAACAAACCGCCGTGCGGTCCCAAACGCGGCCACGGCACGACGCAACCCCGCTTCGCGCTCGAGAATCAGCTCGATAAGATCGCCGACGCGCTCGGGATCGACGCGGCTGAGTACCGCAAGCGCATCGCGGTGGATCCGTACACCAACACCGTCAACGGCTTGCGCGTCACCTCGTGCGGCTTGCGCGAATGCATCGACGCGGCGAGCGAGCGGACGGGCTACAAGCGCAAGCGCGGCGCGATGGCGCGCGGCAAGGGCATCGGCATCGCGGCGAGCGCATATCTGTGCGGTGCCGGCTTGCCGATCTATTGGAACGACATGCCGCAGTCAGGCGCGATCGTCAAGGTCGACCGCGGCGGCGGCGTCACCATCTTCGCGGGCACGAGCGACTGCGGCCAAGGTTCGACGCACATGCTCGCGGCGATCACCGCGGAGACGTTGGGCATCGACGTCATGGACGTGCACGTCTGCTTCGGCGACACCGATCTCACGCCCGTGGACTTAGGCTCGTACTCCAGCCGCGTCACGTTCATGGCCGGTAACGCGGCGCGGGAGGCCGCCGGCAAAGCGCGCGCGCTCATCGCCGGCGCCGCCGCAGCGAAGCTGGGCATCGCGCCGGAGCAGATCGGCATGGCGCAGCGGCGCGTGTACGATCTGGACGACACGTCGCGTTCGCTGACGTTCATCGAAGCGGCGCAGCTGGCCGAGGCCGAGCACGGCACGATCGCGACAGTCGGGTCGTATTGGGCGCCCAAACTTGCCGCCGGTTACAAAGGCTCGGGCGTAGGCCCATCACCTGCGTATTCGTACAGCGTCGCCGTCGCCGAGATCGACGTCGATCTTGAGACCGGCGAGATCAGGGTGGAGAAGATCACGCTCGCGCACGACGTCGGCCGCTGCATCAACGCGGATTCGGTCGAAGGGCAGATCGAGGGCGGCGTGTATATGGGCCTAGGCGAGGCGCTCATGGAAGAATGGCCCTTCCGGGCGGGCGAGCACAAGATACCGAATCTGCTCGACTACAAGACACTGACCAGCCTCGACACGCCGCCGATCGAGTCGATCATCATCGAGACCGACGACCGCGAGGGTCCGTTCGGCGCCAAGGAAGCCGGCCAAGGGCCGCTCAATCCGGTCATCCCGGCGATCGCGAACGCGGTGGCCGACGCGATCAAGGCGCGCGTGCACTCGACGCCGATCACGGCCGAAAAAGTGCTTCGAGCGCTCGACGCGTCAAGCGGCGCGACGCTGCGCTTGAAGAAAGCCCCGTCCGTCCCGCCCAAGACACCCGTGCCCGTATGA
- a CDS encoding VOC family protein, whose amino-acid sequence MIPIKGLNHAVLIVADLDRSVGFYKDVFGFEEIGRAGRQMAFMRAAGSRNHHDLGFLALGPQAVRPARNAVGLFHLAWEVPAIEDLAAAREALAKAGALSGESDHGATKSVYGVDPDGHEFEVMWMVPREQWGEYEKQAPTRRLDLDAELRRFGAASKT is encoded by the coding sequence ATGATACCGATCAAGGGGCTTAACCACGCAGTGCTGATCGTGGCCGATCTCGATCGATCCGTCGGCTTTTACAAGGACGTCTTCGGATTCGAGGAGATCGGGCGCGCCGGTCGCCAGATGGCGTTCATGCGCGCGGCCGGCTCGCGCAACCATCACGATCTCGGTTTTCTCGCGCTCGGCCCGCAAGCGGTGCGGCCGGCGCGGAACGCGGTCGGCCTGTTCCATCTGGCGTGGGAAGTGCCGGCGATCGAGGATCTCGCGGCGGCCCGCGAGGCGCTTGCCAAAGCCGGCGCGTTGTCGGGCGAAAGCGATCACGGTGCGACCAAATCGGTGTACGGCGTCGATCCCGACGGCCACGAGTTCGAGGTCATGTGGATGGTGCCGCGCGAGCAGTGGGGCGAGTACGAGAAGCAGGCGCCCACGCGCCGGCTCGATCTCGACGCGGAGCTTCGCCGTTTCGGCGCGGCAAGCAAGACCTAG
- a CDS encoding RDD family protein codes for MERTVTVRTPESIAFHYELAGLGSRFLAVAIDFIIQVLLGIVVILLISLAGLRGAQIGAALHLNGAQIASAFAALGVILLFIIFFAYFVVFEMLWNGQTPGKRLFGIRVVRDGGYPIDLGSSVLRNLIRIAELAFFYVPSAVCAILSPQNKRIGDYAAGTIVVRDQAFEVTAPQTWLHGDNAPDVPPLAGSQALSPDEWALIVRYVERRATLPPPVAAATAARVAAVVRPKLDPQAADLPDDMLLLRLYATRSR; via the coding sequence GTGGAACGAACGGTCACCGTACGGACGCCCGAGAGTATCGCCTTCCATTACGAGCTGGCTGGGCTTGGCAGCCGCTTTTTGGCCGTCGCGATCGATTTCATCATCCAAGTGCTTCTCGGGATCGTGGTCATCTTGCTCATCTCGCTCGCGGGGTTGCGTGGCGCCCAGATCGGCGCAGCACTGCATTTAAACGGGGCACAGATCGCCTCGGCGTTTGCCGCGCTTGGCGTCATCCTCTTGTTCATCATCTTCTTCGCCTATTTCGTGGTCTTCGAAATGCTTTGGAACGGCCAGACACCGGGCAAGCGGCTGTTCGGCATCCGCGTGGTGCGCGACGGCGGCTATCCGATCGATCTGGGCAGCTCGGTGCTGCGCAACCTCATCCGCATCGCCGAGTTGGCGTTCTTCTACGTGCCGTCGGCCGTCTGCGCGATTCTGTCGCCGCAGAACAAGCGCATCGGCGACTATGCAGCGGGCACGATCGTGGTGCGCGATCAGGCGTTTGAAGTCACCGCGCCGCAGACGTGGTTGCATGGCGACAACGCCCCCGACGTGCCGCCGCTCGCCGGCAGCCAAGCGCTGAGCCCGGACGAGTGGGCGTTGATCGTGCGTTACGTCGAACGGCGCGCGACCTTACCGCCGCCGGTCGCGGCCGCGACAGCGGCGCGCGTGGCCGCCGTGGTGCGGCCCAAACTCGATCCGCAAGCGGCCGACCTTCCGGACGACATGCTCTTGCTGCGCCTGTACGCGACGCGCAGTCGCTGA
- a CDS encoding FAD binding domain-containing protein, with protein MLRLPPFTYIPAHTADEAVALLAQHGADALPVSGGTDLYANMKQRLFTPKVLVGLRPITNLGFIRYNDVSGLTLGALASLSSIADSDVVRSRYPALAMAAASISTPQLRNMGTIGGNICVDTRCNYYNQNLDWRKALGYCMKKDGDICRVATSSPKCLAVNSSDTAPVLQAYGARVHLAGPGGERELSIEDFYVNDGINAWAKGPGDIVTRISVPPHGARTRGSYRKLRLRNSFDFPILGVAAVVELDDAGVCVDARLVLNAVASKPVDVPAAARCLIGTRLESEALEAAADAAFAAGKPLDNTSATIPYRKRMVRVFARRALDDVAAV; from the coding sequence ATGCTGCGCTTGCCGCCATTCACCTATATCCCGGCGCACACCGCCGACGAGGCCGTCGCGCTGCTGGCCCAGCACGGCGCGGACGCGCTGCCGGTCTCCGGCGGCACCGACCTGTACGCCAACATGAAGCAGCGCCTGTTCACGCCCAAGGTACTGGTCGGGCTGCGGCCTATCACCAACTTAGGCTTCATCCGCTACAACGACGTCAGCGGCCTGACGCTCGGCGCGCTCGCATCGCTCAGCTCGATCGCGGACAGCGACGTCGTGCGCAGCCGCTATCCCGCGCTGGCGATGGCCGCAGCATCGATCTCCACGCCGCAGCTGCGCAACATGGGCACCATCGGCGGCAACATCTGCGTGGACACGCGCTGCAACTATTACAATCAGAACCTCGATTGGCGCAAAGCGTTGGGCTACTGCATGAAAAAGGATGGCGACATCTGCCGCGTCGCCACCAGCAGCCCGAAATGCCTTGCGGTCAATTCCTCCGACACGGCGCCGGTGCTGCAGGCGTACGGCGCGCGCGTCCATCTCGCCGGTCCCGGCGGCGAGCGCGAGCTGTCGATCGAGGACTTCTACGTCAATGACGGCATCAACGCGTGGGCCAAGGGTCCCGGCGACATCGTGACGCGCATCTCCGTGCCGCCGCATGGCGCGCGCACGCGCGGCTCGTATCGCAAGCTGCGCCTGCGCAACTCCTTCGATTTCCCGATCCTCGGCGTCGCTGCGGTCGTGGAGCTCGACGACGCAGGCGTGTGCGTCGACGCGCGACTCGTCCTCAACGCGGTCGCTTCCAAACCCGTCGACGTCCCCGCCGCGGCCCGCTGCCTGATCGGCACGCGCCTGGAGAGCGAAGCGCTCGAGGCTGCGGCCGACGCCGCATTCGCCGCCGGCAAGCCGCTCGACAACACGAGCGCCACCATCCCCTATCGCAAGCGGATGGTGCGCGTCTTCGCGCGCCGCGCCTTAGACGACGTGGCGGCGGTCTAG
- a CDS encoding ABC transporter substrate-binding protein translates to MLLAIVSAYGCGPQATKGESDTLVFGRNKDALTLDPAVSSDGMSLTVTHVIYEGLTRYRPGSFDIEPSLATSWSSSADGRTWTFHLRRNVRFHDGTPFDAAAVKFNFERWRDPRNPYHAWGFFTYYGSQFGGFPGRIKAVVARDAQTVEIVLSEPVAPLLADLAMPAFGIASPTALAKEREHFAQAPVGTGPYELAEWVKDDHITLARFDGYWGRKARIRTVVLRDIPDAATTMLLLRRGDLDGWEYPTPDSLEQVAADPHLRIFHQPPNAVSFVALNNLKHPFDDARVRLAINQAIDRASIVAHFYDPTASVARDFLPAAVWPSGGEVAHAYDPAAARRLLARAGYPHGFTTTLWYATTPRPYLPEPERVAEAIQADLRDVGIDARLQGFEWGVYLQKVENAEHDICLSGWTGDNGDPDNFLYVPLDEDNAHPPGAYNLAFWRNSAFHADVIAAQRVSGLAQRSRLYLQALAIVRDQSPVVTIAHTSAPIIFRADVRGYVPSPDSMVSFQDLSFAGR, encoded by the coding sequence GTGCTGCTGGCGATCGTGTCGGCCTACGGCTGCGGGCCGCAGGCGACCAAGGGCGAGTCCGACACCCTCGTCTTCGGACGCAACAAGGATGCGCTCACGCTCGATCCGGCCGTCTCATCCGACGGCATGTCGCTGACCGTCACGCACGTCATCTACGAGGGCCTCACCCGCTACAGACCCGGGAGCTTCGATATCGAGCCTTCGCTTGCCACCTCGTGGTCGTCAAGCGCCGACGGCCGCACGTGGACGTTTCATCTGCGCCGGAACGTCCGGTTCCACGACGGCACGCCATTCGACGCCGCGGCGGTCAAGTTCAATTTCGAGCGCTGGCGCGACCCGCGCAATCCCTATCATGCCTGGGGATTTTTCACCTACTACGGCAGCCAGTTCGGCGGGTTCCCCGGGCGCATCAAAGCGGTCGTCGCGCGCGACGCGCAGACGGTGGAGATCGTCTTGAGCGAGCCGGTCGCGCCGCTGCTCGCCGACCTCGCGATGCCCGCGTTCGGCATCGCATCCCCGACGGCATTGGCGAAGGAACGCGAGCATTTCGCGCAAGCGCCCGTGGGCACTGGGCCGTACGAGTTGGCCGAGTGGGTGAAGGACGACCACATCACGCTGGCGCGCTTCGACGGATACTGGGGACGCAAGGCGCGGATCCGCACCGTCGTGTTGCGCGACATCCCCGATGCAGCGACGACGATGCTGCTGCTGCGCCGCGGCGATCTCGACGGGTGGGAGTATCCGACGCCTGATTCGCTCGAGCAGGTCGCAGCCGATCCGCACCTGCGCATCTTTCACCAGCCGCCCAACGCCGTGAGCTTCGTCGCGCTCAACAATCTCAAACACCCTTTCGACGATGCGCGCGTGCGCCTCGCCATCAACCAGGCGATCGATCGCGCTTCGATCGTCGCGCATTTCTACGACCCGACGGCGTCGGTCGCGCGCGACTTCTTGCCCGCTGCGGTCTGGCCGAGCGGCGGCGAGGTCGCGCATGCATACGATCCGGCCGCCGCGCGCCGCCTGCTCGCGCGAGCCGGCTATCCGCACGGCTTCACCACGACGCTTTGGTACGCGACCACGCCGCGGCCGTATCTGCCGGAACCTGAGCGCGTCGCGGAGGCGATCCAAGCGGACCTGCGCGACGTGGGCATCGACGCGCGCCTGCAAGGTTTCGAGTGGGGCGTCTACCTGCAAAAGGTCGAGAACGCCGAACACGATATCTGCCTGTCCGGGTGGACCGGCGACAACGGCGACCCCGATAATTTCCTCTACGTCCCCCTGGACGAGGACAACGCACATCCACCGGGCGCCTACAACCTGGCCTTTTGGCGCAACAGCGCCTTCCACGCGGACGTCATCGCCGCGCAGCGCGTCTCGGGCCTTGCGCAGCGAAGCCGGCTGTATCTGCAGGCGCTGGCGATCGTGCGCGATCAGAGCCCGGTCGTCACGATCGCTCACACGAGTGCGCCGATCATCTTCCGCGCGGACGTCCGCGGCTACGTGCCGTCGCCCGACAGCATGGTCTCGTTCCAAGACCTCTCGTTCGCCGGGCGGTAG
- a CDS encoding TonB family protein produces MSNSSIRVSAVVGAVVLAAAIGAAAIPASAAGTITLSELVPAAPAYAFEPVITSGKCDIADQPARITRSYPVEWPEVAQAQGVPDASTTVLIDLDSRGTLMKAAVADSSGNGLLDDEALLVVRRSVYQPEIEHCNRFARAYFINVMFD; encoded by the coding sequence ATGTCCAACAGCTCGATTCGTGTCTCTGCCGTCGTGGGTGCTGTCGTCTTGGCAGCGGCTATCGGCGCAGCGGCGATCCCGGCCAGCGCGGCCGGCACCATCACGCTCAGCGAGCTCGTCCCCGCAGCGCCGGCCTACGCGTTCGAGCCGGTCATCACGTCCGGCAAATGCGACATCGCCGACCAGCCCGCCCGCATCACCCGCTCCTATCCGGTCGAGTGGCCCGAAGTCGCGCAAGCTCAGGGCGTTCCTGACGCGAGCACGACCGTGCTGATCGATCTCGATTCTCGCGGCACGCTCATGAAGGCGGCGGTCGCCGATTCATCGGGCAACGGTCTCCTCGACGACGAAGCGCTGCTCGTGGTCCGCAGATCGGTCTACCAACCGGAGATCGAACACTGCAACCGCTTCGCGCGGGCCTACTTCATCAACGTGATGTTCGACTGA
- a CDS encoding amidohydrolase family protein, which produces MALTLEGATLIDGTGADPLAHASVAIDGDTIASVGKGGTRRAGGQTIDLAGLTLLPGLIDAHAHLGLVTDFTADPGAMSSAEIAARTFRNCELCIDAGFTTVRDMCGVDGGLAHTVASGLVRGPRVFPSGAAIVQTGGHGHISGPYCQVDQLLEFPGLVQMIALCDGADAVRHQARLNFRRGATQLKAFISGGVVSTTDRLEDTQLTVEELRAAVLEARARDTYVSGHAHNCQAIMNGLEAGLECFEHGTMLDEKTAAAMKRAGAALDPTFAVCRLMADSWREWKLPESVVPRIERCEQMMSDAVRIARAAGVLTGSGSDLLGSEQNRRGLELVIKAKILSPMEAIVCATLSNAKIMRQDARLGSVEKGKLADVIAVRGDPLAEPALFDDPTRVVLVIQGGKVLKNLVA; this is translated from the coding sequence ATGGCACTTACACTCGAAGGCGCGACACTCATTGACGGCACCGGCGCCGACCCGCTCGCTCACGCGAGCGTCGCGATCGACGGCGATACCATCGCGTCGGTCGGCAAGGGCGGCACGCGGCGAGCGGGCGGCCAAACCATCGACCTCGCGGGGCTCACGCTGCTGCCGGGTCTCATCGACGCGCACGCGCATCTCGGCTTGGTCACCGACTTCACGGCGGATCCCGGCGCGATGTCGTCGGCTGAGATCGCTGCGCGCACGTTCCGCAATTGCGAGCTGTGCATCGACGCGGGCTTCACGACCGTGCGCGATATGTGCGGCGTCGACGGCGGCCTGGCGCACACCGTGGCGAGCGGCCTGGTGCGCGGTCCACGCGTGTTCCCGTCCGGCGCGGCCATCGTGCAGACCGGCGGGCACGGCCACATCAGCGGACCGTATTGCCAGGTCGACCAGTTGTTGGAGTTTCCGGGCCTCGTGCAGATGATCGCGCTGTGCGACGGCGCCGACGCAGTGCGCCACCAGGCGCGCCTCAACTTCCGGCGCGGCGCCACGCAGCTAAAGGCGTTCATCAGCGGCGGCGTCGTGTCCACCACCGACCGGCTCGAAGACACGCAGCTCACGGTCGAAGAGCTGCGCGCGGCGGTGCTCGAAGCGCGCGCGCGGGATACGTACGTCTCCGGCCACGCGCACAATTGCCAAGCCATCATGAACGGCCTGGAGGCTGGGCTGGAATGCTTCGAGCACGGCACGATGCTCGACGAGAAGACCGCAGCCGCGATGAAGCGCGCGGGTGCTGCGCTCGATCCGACCTTCGCCGTGTGCCGCCTCATGGCCGATTCCTGGCGCGAATGGAAACTGCCGGAATCGGTCGTGCCGCGCATCGAGCGCTGCGAGCAGATGATGTCCGACGCTGTCCGGATCGCGCGCGCTGCGGGCGTCCTCACCGGGTCGGGATCCGATCTGCTCGGTTCGGAGCAGAACCGCCGCGGACTCGAACTGGTCATCAAGGCCAAGATCCTGAGTCCGATGGAAGCGATCGTCTGCGCCACCCTGTCCAATGCGAAGATCATGCGCCAAGACGCGCGCCTCGGTTCGGTCGAGAAAGGCAAACTCGCCGACGTCATCGCGGTCCGCGGCGATCCACTGGCGGAGCCGGCGCTCTTCGACGACCCCACGCGAGTGGTGCTGGTCATCCAGGGCGGCAAGGTCCTCAAGAACTTGGTAGCATAG